The following coding sequences are from one Aliarcobacter skirrowii CCUG 10374 window:
- a CDS encoding HP0268 family nuclease, with translation MELLLARNELNEKPKKVQLDKIKDELKKEAQKIFYFDRDNSHKDMMALVESLEKEGFNIYFREIKYGLADDEYMYEVHAL, from the coding sequence ATGGAATTACTACTTGCTAGAAATGAATTAAATGAGAAGCCAAAAAAAGTTCAATTAGATAAGATTAAAGATGAACTAAAAAAAGAGGCTCAGAAGATTTTTTATTTTGATAGAGACAACTCACACAAAGATATGATGGCTTTAGTTGAATCTTTAGAAAAAGAGGGTTTTAATATCTACTTTAGAGAGATAAAGTATGGTTTAGCAGATGATGAGTATATGTATGAGGTTCATGCTCTTTAA